Below is a genomic region from Fischerella sp. PCC 9605.
GAACATAAAACTGTGATTACACCATCCAAAACCCGCATGGAACGTTCAACTTCAATTGTGAAGTCTACGTGTCCTGGAGTGTCGATAATGTTAATTTGATGATCTTTCCAGCTGGTGCTAATGGCAGCAGCTGTAATAGTGATTCCCCGCTCCCGCTCCTGTTCCATCCAGTCCGTGACAGCGGTTCCTTCATGGACTTCACCAATTTTGTGAATAATGCCAGAGTAAAATAATATTCTCTCTGTTGTTGTTGTCTTGCCCGCATCTATATGCGCCGCAATACCGATATTGCGTACCCTGTCTAGCGGGTTCGTACGTGCCACAGCTGCCTCCTATACTTTTCGCCTCATGATATCTTGTATATTACACTTTGTTAAGATTCTATCTTTTTCGGTAAACCGTCATTTTTTTTGTAAATACACAATAATTAATGTCGCTCTTGTACAGACGCGCGATCGCGCGTCTGCAAATTAATAACGATAATGTGCAAAGGCCTTGTTCGCTTCCGCCATCCGGTGCGTTTCTTCGCGTTTGCGAATTGCACTACCAGTTTCGTTGGCTGCATCCATCAATTCCTGAGCCAGTTTGCCAGCCATTGTCCGACCGGAGCGTTGCCGAGCAAACTGTACCAGCCAACGCAGCGCTAGAGATGTACCGCGCTCAGCACGCACTTCCATTGGTACTTGGTAGGTAGCACCACCTACTCGCCGAGCTTTTACTTCTACTAAAGGCGTTGCATTCCGTACTGCTCTTTCAAAAGTTTCTAATGGATCGCTTCCTATCCGTGCCTCAATATTTTTCAACGCCTCATAAACAATCCGTGCAGCTAGTGACTTTTTGCCACTACGCATCACTCGACGGATCATCATGCTTACTAGACGACTGTTATAAACTGAGTCAGCCGGAACTGGGCGCTTTTGAGTAACACCACGACGAGACATACTTTAACCTTAATTCGGATTTAAGAACTAGATGATTTGCGTTCGGACAGCTCTTTCACTACCACAATCGTAGCGATGCTGACCCCTTTACTTGTTGCCCTCAACT
It encodes:
- the rpsG gene encoding 30S ribosomal protein S7, which codes for MSRRGVTQKRPVPADSVYNSRLVSMMIRRVMRSGKKSLAARIVYEALKNIEARIGSDPLETFERAVRNATPLVEVKARRVGGATYQVPMEVRAERGTSLALRWLVQFARQRSGRTMAGKLAQELMDAANETGSAIRKREETHRMAEANKAFAHYRY